A window from Candidatus Methylomirabilota bacterium encodes these proteins:
- the pilB gene encoding type IV-A pilus assembly ATPase PilB, translating to MSSGRLGEMLVRANLITPEQLDDALALQKTAGGRIGSVLVKLGYASEEAIASFLGRQYGVPPVDLSKATIDPALLKLVPAEVARKHLLIPVGRSGGFLMVAMADPSDIFAIDEIRFITGHNIQPMVAPDASIQNALNRYYETAGFARSLVRDFEQKELGVAEPDQRGIDLAELYRATEEAPVVKLVNLILTDAINKGASDIHMEPYEKAFRIRFRLDGVLYEVMSPPFTLHAAVTSRIKIMARLDIAERRMPQDGRIKVKMRERELDLRVSTVPTLFGEKVVMRLLDRANLELDMSKLGFEPEALAMFEKAILAPYGMILATGPTGSGKTTTLYSALNRLNRIGTNIMTAEDPIEYNLTGINQTQVKSDIGLTFAALLRSFLRQDPDIIMVGEIRDFETAEIAIKAALTGHLVLSTVHTNDAISTVGRLISMGVPAYLVSASLNLLLAQRLVRRLCAECRTEISIPISTLESIGFSSQEAKSVTCYQGKGCIACRDTGYRGRVGLYEVVLLNEQMREAILNGASVSELRALQRQYGMRSLGESGLQKIREGVTTVEEVVRVTSLF from the coding sequence ATGTCATCCGGGCGATTGGGCGAGATGCTGGTAAGAGCTAACCTGATTACGCCCGAGCAGTTGGATGACGCCCTTGCGCTGCAGAAAACCGCCGGTGGACGGATCGGATCGGTTCTCGTCAAACTCGGGTATGCCAGCGAGGAGGCGATCGCATCCTTTCTGGGGCGCCAATATGGCGTGCCGCCCGTTGATCTCAGTAAAGCTACGATCGATCCCGCTCTCCTCAAGCTTGTTCCTGCCGAAGTAGCTCGAAAGCATCTGCTCATCCCCGTGGGCCGGTCCGGAGGCTTCCTTATGGTTGCCATGGCGGACCCGTCCGATATCTTTGCCATCGATGAAATCAGATTCATTACCGGTCACAACATACAACCGATGGTCGCTCCGGACGCATCCATCCAGAACGCTCTCAACAGGTACTACGAAACGGCCGGTTTCGCCAGAAGCCTGGTCAGGGATTTTGAGCAAAAAGAGCTGGGAGTCGCTGAGCCGGATCAGAGGGGAATTGATCTGGCCGAGCTGTATCGGGCCACCGAAGAGGCCCCGGTGGTGAAGCTGGTCAACCTCATTCTGACCGACGCGATCAACAAGGGTGCCTCTGACATCCACATGGAGCCCTACGAGAAGGCATTCCGTATTCGTTTCAGGCTCGATGGCGTCCTCTACGAGGTGATGTCTCCGCCCTTTACGCTGCACGCCGCAGTCACCTCTCGCATTAAGATCATGGCGCGATTGGACATCGCCGAACGGCGTATGCCTCAGGACGGGCGGATCAAGGTCAAGATGCGAGAACGGGAGCTGGACCTTCGGGTCTCTACGGTCCCGACGCTGTTCGGCGAGAAGGTGGTTATGCGACTCCTGGACCGCGCGAACCTCGAACTGGACATGAGCAAGCTCGGATTTGAGCCTGAGGCGCTCGCCATGTTCGAGAAGGCTATCCTCGCCCCGTACGGCATGATCCTGGCAACCGGTCCGACCGGAAGCGGGAAAACGACTACATTGTATTCGGCGCTCAACCGGCTGAACCGTATCGGCACCAACATCATGACTGCGGAAGACCCGATCGAGTACAACCTGACCGGAATCAATCAGACTCAGGTCAAGTCGGATATCGGCCTGACCTTTGCCGCCTTACTCAGGTCGTTCCTCCGACAAGACCCGGACATCATCATGGTGGGAGAGATCCGCGATTTCGAGACGGCCGAGATTGCGATCAAGGCCGCCCTGACCGGCCACCTGGTCCTGAGCACGGTCCATACCAACGACGCAATCAGTACGGTAGGGCGACTGATCAGTATGGGTGTGCCGGCGTATCTGGTAAGCGCCTCGCTCAATCTGTTGCTCGCCCAGCGTCTGGTCCGGCGGCTCTGCGCGGAGTGCCGGACAGAGATATCGATTCCTATCTCCACGCTGGAGAGCATCGGTTTCAGTTCGCAGGAGGCGAAGAGCGTGACCTGCTATCAGGGTAAGGGGTGCATTGCCTGTCGCGACACCGGCTATCGGGGCCGGGTCGGCCTTTACGAGGTGGTACTGCTCAACGAACAGATGCGGGAGGCGATCCTGAATGGCGCTTCCGTCAGTGAGCTTCGCGCGCTTCAACGTCAGTACGGGATGAGGAGCCTCGGGGAAAGCGGCCTGCAGAAGATCCGGGAAGGCGTCACTACCGTCGAAGAGGTTGTTCGGGTCACCAGTCTCTTTTAG
- a CDS encoding type IV pilus twitching motility protein PilT — protein sequence MDLHEMLKEVVERGASDLHLTVGVPPMLRLHGRICPLGDLPLVPTETKSLAYSVLTDAQKQQFEEEKELDLSFGVKDLSRFRANVYIQRGAVGMAIRAIPYTIHPFEELGLPKIVADLCEKPKGLILVTGPTGSGKSTTLATMIDKINSEHHEHIVTIEDPIEFLHPHKSCIVNQREVHSDTRSFAEALRRILRQDPDKVLIGEMRDQETIAAALTIAETGHLTFATLHTNSAVETINRVIDVFPSNQQSQIRAQLSFVLEGVLCQALIPRSNGQGRVLALEIMVPNPAIRNLIREDKIHQIYSTMQTGQEKFGMQTMNQSLLGHYVRRNITLEEAMLRSTLPDELIQMIQRAQQKNRV from the coding sequence ATGGACCTGCATGAGATGTTGAAGGAGGTGGTTGAGCGCGGCGCCTCCGATCTGCACCTGACCGTCGGCGTCCCGCCGATGCTGCGCCTGCACGGCCGCATCTGTCCCTTGGGGGATCTGCCGCTGGTCCCGACAGAAACGAAAAGCCTGGCCTATAGCGTCCTGACCGACGCCCAGAAACAGCAGTTTGAAGAAGAGAAAGAACTCGACCTCTCCTTCGGAGTCAAGGACTTGAGCAGGTTCCGGGCGAATGTCTATATTCAGCGAGGAGCCGTGGGGATGGCGATTCGGGCTATCCCATACACCATTCACCCATTCGAAGAGTTGGGCCTCCCGAAGATCGTGGCTGATCTCTGTGAGAAGCCGAAGGGGCTCATTCTTGTCACCGGACCGACCGGTTCCGGGAAATCGACCACGCTGGCTACGATGATTGACAAGATCAACTCCGAGCACCATGAGCACATCGTCACCATCGAAGACCCCATCGAATTCCTGCACCCGCATAAGAGCTGCATCGTCAACCAGCGCGAGGTTCACTCCGACACCCGATCGTTCGCGGAAGCGCTGAGAAGGATCCTGAGGCAGGATCCCGACAAGGTCCTCATCGGTGAGATGCGGGACCAGGAGACGATTGCCGCCGCCCTCACCATCGCGGAGACCGGGCACCTGACGTTTGCGACGCTGCATACCAACTCGGCCGTGGAAACCATCAACCGGGTTATCGACGTCTTTCCCTCGAATCAACAGTCGCAAATTCGCGCCCAACTATCCTTCGTTCTGGAAGGAGTGCTCTGCCAGGCTCTTATTCCCAGGAGCAATGGCCAGGGGCGTGTGCTTGCGCTGGAGATCATGGTTCCGAACCCTGCCATCCGCAATCTGATTCGGGAAGACAAAATTCACCAGATCTATTCCACGATGCAAACCGGCCAGGAGAAATTCGGGATGCAGACGATGAATCAGTCGCTCCTTGGGCATTACGTGAGGCGGAACATCACACTGGAAGAGGCGATGCTCAGGAGTACACTGCCCGATGAACTGATCCAGATGATCCAGCGCGCGCAGCAGAAAAATAGGGTGTAG
- a CDS encoding type II secretion system F family protein, producing the protein MPIFAYRGRSQAGRVVAGQIEANTMEAVVAQLRQQRIFPISVKPKPKSIELKIPGFGKKVKEKDLAVCTRQLATMIDAGLPLVQCLEVLASQQPNKRFKNVLTEIRGEVEGGSTFAAALKRHPTVFTPLYANMVEAGEAGGLLDTILNRLAVYIEKAMTLRRKVKGAMIYPSTIVVVAIVVVIFLLTFVIPVFEGFFEGAGVPLPLPTLMVMTASRFVRRYLLAGLGLVVAGIVGIRFSYKTEKGRRAIDGLFLRMPIFGVLFRKVAVARFTRTLGTLIASGVPILDGLSITATTAGNKVVEEAIVKTRSSITEGKTIAAPLQSSGVFPPMVVQMISVGEQSGALDSMLEKIADFYDSEVDQAVANLTALIEPILMVFLGVVIGGMIVAMYLPIFRLVTVVGR; encoded by the coding sequence ATGCCGATCTTTGCCTATCGCGGACGAAGCCAGGCGGGCCGGGTGGTTGCCGGGCAGATTGAGGCCAATACCATGGAGGCTGTGGTCGCGCAACTCCGCCAACAACGGATCTTTCCGATCTCCGTCAAGCCGAAGCCGAAGTCGATCGAGCTGAAGATTCCCGGATTCGGCAAGAAGGTGAAGGAGAAGGATCTCGCTGTGTGCACCCGCCAACTTGCCACCATGATCGACGCTGGACTCCCCCTGGTGCAATGCCTGGAGGTCTTGGCATCCCAACAGCCGAATAAACGGTTCAAGAACGTCCTTACCGAGATCAGGGGGGAGGTGGAGGGGGGCTCGACCTTTGCGGCGGCTCTCAAGCGCCATCCGACCGTTTTTACGCCGCTGTACGCCAACATGGTGGAGGCGGGCGAGGCCGGGGGGCTTCTCGACACTATCCTGAACCGGCTTGCGGTGTACATCGAGAAAGCGATGACCCTCCGACGGAAGGTCAAAGGCGCCATGATTTACCCCAGTACCATCGTCGTCGTTGCGATCGTCGTCGTCATCTTCTTGCTGACCTTCGTGATCCCGGTCTTTGAAGGATTTTTCGAGGGGGCGGGGGTTCCGCTTCCCCTGCCGACTCTGATGGTCATGACGGCGAGCCGCTTCGTTCGGAGATATCTCCTGGCCGGCCTCGGCCTCGTCGTCGCAGGGATCGTCGGCATCCGGTTCAGTTATAAAACAGAGAAGGGCAGGAGGGCCATCGATGGATTGTTTCTGCGGATGCCGATATTCGGAGTGCTGTTCCGGAAGGTAGCAGTGGCTAGGTTCACGCGGACCCTGGGGACATTGATTGCCAGCGGTGTCCCTATCCTTGACGGACTGAGTATCACCGCGACAACTGCCGGGAACAAGGTGGTAGAAGAGGCGATCGTGAAAACCCGCAGCAGCATCACCGAAGGTAAGACCATCGCCGCGCCGCTCCAGTCATCCGGGGTGTTCCCGCCGATGGTCGTACAGATGATCAGCGTTGGAGAACAGTCCGGGGCGCTTGACTCGATGTTGGAAAAGATCGCCGATTTCTACGATTCCGAGGTCGATCAAGCGGTCGCAAATCTGACCGCCCTGATTGAGCCGAT